Genomic segment of Cytobacillus suaedae:
CGCCAGCAGCAGCACCTAAAACGAATATATTTGTTAACACAGCTCGATTCACTCCCTTCAAGAGTCACTAGAGTGAGACAAACGTCTCATTACAACATATATTTACAGCTTTTTAAAATTCATCACATAAAGCAATGGCGAAGGTTCTCACCCGAGACAACTTCGCCACTATTTGAAATAGTAATATAATTTCAAGAAATTATTATTGTCCCATTACCATGAACGCAACTACTACTGCGATGATTGGAATCGCCTCTACTAACGCAACCCCGATGAACATTGTAGTTTGAAGAGCTCCACGTGCTTCTGGTTGACGTGCAATCCCTTCAACTGTTTTACTTACGATCATTCCATTACCAAAACCTGCACCTAGTGCTGCTAAACCAATTGCGATTGCTGCTGCTAATGCACCCATTATTAATTTCCTCCTTTAAATTGTATAAAAAATAAATAGATAAAGTGTTTGGATGTCCAAAAACTTTCATTTTGGACAAGGCATTTATTTTAATGGTCGTGGTTCACTTTGTGAGCCATATAAACCATTGTTAACATAACAAAGATAAATGCTTGAATTGAACCGATAAAGATACTGAATCCTTGCCATACTAGCATTGGCAATGCCGCTACTAATGTACCAATGATTCCACTTGCAAAGCTTTGAGCATAGCCATTTGTTGCTAATCCAGCTAATAGCCCTAATAGAATTTCACCCGCAAAAATATTCCCGTAGAGACGAAGACCAAGTGTTAAAGTGTTTGCAAACTCTTCAACAATTTTTAGTGGGAATAAGAAAGGCATGGGTCTGAAAAAGTCTTTCCCATATTCAGCGGCACCTTTCATTTTGATACCATAATAATGTGATAAAGCTACGACCATTGCTGCTAATGTTAATGTAATTACAGGATCTGCAGTTGGTGATTTCCACCATAAGTTATGTTCTTCACCTATGATTACTGCAAACGGCAACCCTAACATATTTGAGACAAAGATATACAGTAACAATGTCAATCCTAATGTTAAAAAGTGGCCTCCTGTTTTCCAGTCCATCGTACTTGAGATTATGCCTTTGACAAAATCAATAACCCACTCTACAAAGTTTTGCATCCCTGTAGGTTGGAGTGCTAAAGTACGAGTTCCCGCAACAGCAATTATGAATACAATCACACTTGCAACTGTAATCATTAAAATGTTTGATAGGTTAAAATAAAGTCCTAAAAACTCAATTGTAGGAGCTCCGTGACCCAACAGTATTCACCTCTCTTCCAAGCTACTTACGTAAGTTTTGCAAAAAGAAATCTATCATAATGACAAAGTATATTGTCATTAATCCCAATACAGTGCTAACTAAGTGGAAATGGTCAGGGAATTCTAAAACAATTAAAACGGCTAATGCACCAGAAGCAAGTCTTGAAAACGTGCCTAGTGATCCAACCCTTTTCCCTTCTTCCACAGCTTTACTAAAACGATTACTCTTTCGAACCATCACTATTAAATTATACAAGCTCAAGGTTGTCCCGAGAATTAACCCCAGAAAAACGGACTGGTATGCAGTAAAGCCCCAGCCTAATACGTAAATAGACATCAGGAAAAATATGTACTTGTAGTATCTCTTAGACATTTGAGATAGATTTTCCATTTTTTAATCTCCTGATAAGTAGTGGTTAACCATGCGGAACATGGCATATATCCCTGCCGCAAGTCCTAGCAGAAGGCCGAAAATTAGAAATAGTGGTTCGGTGTTTAATGTCTTGTCAATCCATCTTCCTAGGAAGATTCCTACTAATACAGAACCTACAAGTTGTGAGAGAATACCAGACATTAATGCGATCGCTTGTAAAGGGTGTTTTTGCTTTTGACGCATTCGCACGTTCCTCACTTTTGCGTGGGAATGGATTGTTAGTAGACTTTGAAAATGTTACTTCATCTAACAGATGATAGTGAAGAGTGGAAAGTTGTCGAAAAATATTTATTGCAATACTAAAGTTTTCATATAAAATCTGATTGAAAACCCTATCATTTATACCCTTGATTAGCATACAATAGGCACCTATCAATGTCAATGTGTTTACAGTGAAAAAGTTCACAATCATCATTCGACATAATTTGCTATACTAAACGGTTTACAAGGTGCAGATAGTGTTAAACTCAACATCTCTTGCACCTTGTAAACGCTACGGGGTGTGTCAATTTATGTTTTTACAAGATATTCTTTCACAAAATGTTCACAAAATCTACGTTTACGGCCTTATGATATTCTTATCAATTATAATATCAGCCTCTATTGTGTCTTCCTGTCCATCCTTGTTCGCAAACACTATTGCCTTGTATATTCCCTTTAATTTGATATCTTCTTCTTTAAATTCCCTTTCTAGTAAGCCTCTTGAAACTTCTCTTTTCCAATCTAAAAAAGTAATGAATTGTAATGTATCTGGATCATACAAAGCAATTCCATATTCATCAGCACCTCTTGGTAGATATAGTTCATATTTAAAGGTACCTGGTGCATCACCCGCTCCAAACTGAAAGCCCATTACCCTTGGGTAGTTTGGTTCATCAATGACAAACATATAAGGAACCTTAGTTAAAGTGCTAGCTTCTATAATCTCCAACTCACCGTAATGTAAACCCGGACCGATTACAGATGGTGTGATATCGAGTGTTATCTCAACTTCTTTTTTCTCTTTTCCGTTAACAAAAACGGTCTGAGGCAACTGCCACTGAAGCCCATCTTGGTTTTTCGGGATATTGAAATGATAGGTCTTTTGTTTATTGGTTTGATTGTCTAACGTAATCTTAATTTGCTTTACTGTTCTTTTATCTTGCTTTTGAAAAAGTCCAAAGGCTAATGAACTAGGATAGACGAGTGACTCAGCCTCAATTGCCTCTTTCAACTGAATACGGCCAGCTCCTTGTTCATTTGGCATATACTCCTTATTATTTTCATCCCTCAACTTCTTTGCTGTATTCATTAGTGCTGCCTTAATTTGATCAGGCGACCAATCAGGATGTGCTTGTTTTATTAATGCACATGCACCAGCTACATGGGGTGCAGCCATACTTGTTCCCTGTAGTGCCATATAGCCATTAGGTACAGTACTATCAATCGCAACTCCTGGTGCAACGACATCGGGCTTTATTTCCCATGTTTCAGTTACAGGACCACGTGAGCTGAAATCAGCTAAAACATCTTCTTGTTTACGATACTCAGTACGAATATAGCGGTTTTCAACTGATTCGAGTTTCTTTTTCAGCCAATGTCCATCCTCCATTGAAAGAGATGCGACTGGGAGATTGAGACCAACCTCCAAACTACCAGCAAATGCTCCTTTTACATTGTTGTAAATTAGAACACCTATTGCACCTTTGGATAGTGCGTTCAAGGCTTTTTCGGTAAAGGTTAATTCTCCTCTTTCCATTAAGACCACTTTACCTTCTACATTCTTGAGTTCCTCTGGTTTACCAATTCCTGCAGAAATGATTTCATATTGCTTTTTAAGGTTCCACTGTTTGGAATTTTGCATAGGGATAAGATCAATTTCTTTTTTACTAGAACCGAATTTTAAATAAGGAATTTCAATAGGAGGAGTCGATGCTCCTACTGATATTGCTTTTGAGGAGGTACCAGGTGAACCTACCGTCCATACCTCTGGGCCAGAATTTCCACTAGAAGTAACTGCAACAATTCCATTTTCAACTGCTTTATCAAGTGCAACACTCGTTGGCCAGTCTGGACCATTGATTGAGTTACCCAGTGATAGATTGATGATATCAACTTTGTCCTTAATTGCTTGTTCGATTGCAGCGATGACTTGCTCTGATGTACCAACACCACCAGGACCGAGAGCACGGTAAGCAATAATTTCTGCATCAGGTGCGACCCCTTTTAGTTTTCCGTTAGCAGCAATGATACCAGCAACATGTGTTCCATGTACTGTTTGTAGTCCAGCTTGTCCCTTCGTTTCCATTGGATCACTGTCTCCGTCCACTAAATCAGAGCCACCATGGTAACTATTCTTTAAATCTGGGTGCTTATAATCAATTCCTGTATCAATGACACCAACCTTTATTCCATGACCTGTAATTCGATGATCTGCTCGATCGAATAACCCCCGGATTTCGTCTCCTCCTATAAAAGGTACACTTTCATCTAATGAAACTTTATAGGTTGTGACAGGAAACGATTGTTTTAGACCCATTTCTTTTTTGAGGCTTTCAATATCGCGGCGAGGGCCTTTGGCTGATACTCCGTGGAAAACCGTATCATATACCCTATTGATTTGTATGGAGGGATACTTCTTTTTTGTTGTCTCAAGCAACAATGCTAGGTCATTTTTCTCAGTCATTAGGATAGAGTGTATCGTTTCAGTTGGTGATTCTTGCGGAAGTGTTGGTCGCTGTGGAAATATAGTAGTCGCTTGAACTCCGAGCGCATTTGGCACAATAATTAGTAATAACATCATTAAAAAGATTTGAATATTCCTCATCTGCATCCTACCACCTCAAACCTAGCCTTGCTCAATTACCCGACTTTTATGCGAGAGCCTGACCCTGATGCGTTACCACATTAACGCACCGGGGGTCAGGCCCCACAAGACACAAAAAAATCCAATCCGGTAGTGGATTGGACTAAAGAAGAATTATTTTGTTCCGAATAATCGGTCACCAGCGTCACCTAAGCCAGGTACGATGTAGCCGTGGTCATTTAGTTTTTCATCAAGAGCTGCGATATAGATATCGATTTCTGGGTGTGCTTCTTTAATTGCATCTACGCCTTCCGGAGCAGCAATTAAGCACATGAACTTGATGTTTTTTGCACCGCGTTTTTTTAGAGAGTTGATCGCTTCTACTGCGGATCCTCCGGTTGCTAACATAGGATCAACAACGATAAAGTCACGCTCTTCAACATCCGATGGTAATTTCACATAGTATTCAACCGGCTGTAATGTTTCAGGGTCACGGTATAAGCCGATATGCCCTACTTTTGCAGCAGGGATTAATTTTAGGATTCCGTCAACCATACCTAATCCAGCACGTAGGATTGGAATGATTCCAAGTTTTTTACCTGCAAGCACTTTTGACTTTGCCACTTCAACTGGTGTTTCTACTTCTACTTCTTGAAGTGGTAGGTCTCGTGTGATTTCAAATGCCATTAAGCTTGCTACTTCATCAACTAGTTCGCGGAATTCTTTTGTTCCTGTTGAGATGTCTCGTATGTATGTAAGTTTATGCTGTATTAACGGGTGATCAAATACGTATACTTTTCCCATTGTTATCTCTCCTTTTTATTCCATGCATCTTAAGACGACGTTCTTAACACCTCAATCGATTTTACAGAAAAAGTGGGACATGTTCAAGGTAGGACTTGAAATTTGCTTAATTGTTCATAGTTTGCTTTGAATTGTGAATCAAAGTACAAGGTGTTATTCGCTAAAATCTACTCGCTTTCCGCGGGTGACCCGTGAGCCTCCTCGTTCGTTCCTCACTGCGGGGTCTCACATTGGTCACTTCTCCCGCAGGAGTCTCGTAGATTTTAGCGAATAACTCAACTCTGAACAAAGGAAAACAAATAGAATCGTTACGTCATAACAATCTTCCAACCAATGAAAGTTAACAAAAAGAGGGTCCAAACATTTTCTGTCTGACCCTCTTAGTGTGAGTAATTATAGTTCTTTATATAATGTGAATTTCGCAGTTAGTGTTTCAACACGTTGTTTTGCTTCAGCAAGTTTTGCTTCGTCTTCGTGGTTTTTAAGTGTAAATGCAATGATTGAAGCAATTTCCGTCATTTCGTCTAGTCCGAAGCCACGGCTTGTTACTGCTGCTGTTCCAATTCGTAGACCACTTGTTACGAATGGGCTTTCAGGATCAAATGGGATTGTGTTTTTATTTGTCGTGATCCCGATTTCATCTAGAACATGCTCGGCTACCTTACCAGTGATGCCTAATGAACGAACATCAATTAATAGTAAGTGATTATCCGTTCCATCTGATACGATGTTCAAGCCTTCTTTTTTCAAGGCTTCAGCTAAATGGTGTGCATTGTCAATGACTGCTTGAGCATAGTCTTTAAATTCAGGTAGAAGTGCTTCTCCAAAGGCTACTGCTTTTGAAGCAATCACGTGCATTAATGGACCACCTTGAATTCCAGGGAAGATTGATTTATCAATTTTCTTTGCATATTCTTCCTTACAAAGAATCATCCCACCACGTGGACCACGTAGTGTTTTATGTGTTGTAGTCGTAACGAAATCAGCAAATGGAACAGGGTTTTGATGAAGACCGGCTGCAACTAAACCTGCAATGTGCGCCATGTCTACCATTAGATATGCGCCAACCTCATCTGCGATTTCTCTAAAACGTTTGAAATCAATTGCGCGTGGATATGCACTTGCTCCCGCTACGATTAATTTTGGTTTATGTAATCTTGCTTTTTCCAGAACATCTTCATAATTAATACGGTGTGTATCAGGATCAACTCCGTATTCTACGAAATTATATTGAATTCCACTAAAGTTAACTGGGCTACCGTGCGTTAAATGTCCACCGTGAGATAGATTCATTCCGAGTACTGTATCACCCTGATTTAATATCGTGAAATAAACAGCCATGTTCGCTTGAGCACCAGAGTGTGGTTGAACGTTTACATGCTCTGCACCGAAAATTTCTTTCGCTCGGTCTCTCGCAATATTTTCTACAACATCAACATGCTCACAGCCGCCATAATAACGACGTCCAGGATATCCTTCTGCATACTTATTTGTAAGAACTGACCCTTGAGCTTCCATAACGGCTTCACTTACAAAGTTTTCTGATGCGATAAGCTCAATTTTGGTACGTTGTCTACCTAATTCATCTTGAATGGCTGCAAAAACGCTTTTATCTTGCTGCGATAAATGTTTCATTGACATTGTATCCCCCTTTGTCACCTATGTAACCTTTTTAAAAACCTTTCTCCATTTTAGCACTTTCGCTTTGAGAGAGGAAGTGATAGTTTCTACTCCTCTCCCGGAACCCAATTCCAATATTCAAAATCCCCTAATGACGGACTTTGAAACTCCTTTACATCTCTTAATTTTAAGAGCTCCTTCACCGGACCAGTTACGACAGCACCATATACTTTAAAACCATGTTCTTTTATATAATCATAACGTTCCTCAAGATGATACAATCCAAGGAAATCTTCTCGGTAACTCTTGCTTTCCTCATTGATTAGCTTTTCCATATTTAACATCATCCACTCTTGATTCGACTCAATTGTGCTTTCTCCTAACCGACTATAAAACTCTGAGTTATAATCTTCATCTGTTCCTCTAGCACTTGCTAACCCTATACCAGCAACCGATAAGAAACTTCCTCCTGCAATTGAGTGACCTGATTCAAACTCTTTCATTTCACCAGCATACAATGGCATCCATACAACATCTAAATCAAATGGTTCCAGCAAGTGCATTAATTCCTTTGGCTCCATAAATCGTGTTGTCGAAAAAGACATATCTGCAACAGTTCCTTCGTGCACCTTAGCCAGTGCATCCCACACTGTACTATGTCGTTTTTGATATAGTGTCTCTCCAGTTCGTGGGTCAATAGGGAGATAAAAATTAAACCTTGATGATTCATTAGGAACAAAATATTCTAAATTCCTTTGTGAAAAGGGAGTAAGTACTCGTTTCGTTATTTTCATTTCTCCAACTGGTATACTTTCCTTACCTATCCTGCGAAATACCGGATATTCAATTTTTTGTGAGAGCATTGGTGTAATTTCCCCATTAACAAAACCACTAAACTCACTTTCTAAACCTTCTCCTGTCCAATCTAGGGAGAGTTTTGTATAGAATGAGTGTTTATTTGCGAAATTGGTACCTTGATAAGCTATCGTAATAAACATCATATACACCCAAAATAAGAATAGGATGATAAATAGAACTCTAACAATTCTTGTTGTTAACACAAATCTATATTTCCACAAAACTTTCTTTTCTTTTTCTTTTGTCCATTCAGTCATTCATAGTCATTCCTTTCTTTCCAAGCTGCTCTAATCTTTTTCGAGCTCGATGTAAGGTCACCTTGACTTGAGCTTCGGACATTTCTAATGTGTCTTGAAGCTCCTCATAGGAAAATTCAGCAAACTCTCGTAAATATAAGATTGTTCGGTAGTTTTCGGGGAGCATCTTGAGTAAATCAGCGAGTTCTTCTGAGAGTTCCTTATTAACCGCTTCTGTTTCTGGTAACCCATAGGGACTTTGCATTGGTTCTTTTTCGTAAAAAGGTACCCATTTCCAGCGCTGCCGTTTTCTCCACTCGTCTAAATATGCGTTTCGTGCCACCCTAAATAACCAACCCCGAACTTCTTCATTTTTGTAAAAAGACAATGAGATTGTCGCTCGGTAAAATGTTTCTTGAACTAATTCTTCGGCAATTGAGGACGAGCCTGATAAGCGAAGTAAGTAATAATATAGTCCTTCTGCATACTGCTGATAGATGTCTTCTAGCTGCTCTTTCCTTTTCCTATCCAACCGCTCGCCCTCCCTTCCCATCAATAAAACGAATGACTGAAGAAAATGTTACATTGTATTTTAAAAAAATCGTTTTTTAAATTTGAACCTTGACCGTTCCTTTCCGCTGCAGGCACTTGCTTTCCGCGGGGAGGGATGCGAGCCTCCTCGGTGCTTCGCACCTGTGGGGTCTCGCACTTCCCTCACTTCCCGCAGGAGTCAAGTGCCTTTCGCTCCAATCCACTCTCTCTTTAAAATTGCAATTTTCACATTCTAAAAGAATATTTTAAAAAGAAAAATCCCCACAAAGTGTGAGGATTATCAACAAGTTTTATTTTCAACTTTCTCACTGTAAACCGCTCTCTCACCGCCAATTAGTTTTGGGCGGGTTTTAGCGAGTGTCACATGGGCGTGTCCGAGGGTCCGAATGGAGCTTCTAATCGGCACAGCGACATGTTTTAAATGCATTCCGATAAAAGTATCACCTATATCAATTCCAGCATCTGCTTTAATGAATTCGACAACTACTGGTTTTGTAAATTGACTGTATGCAAAGGTAGCCATCGCTCCACCTGCCGTTCGAGCCGGAATGACAGAAACGATTTCTAGATTTTTTTTGCTAGCCAACTCTTTCTCAACGATCAGTGCTCGATTTAAGTGTTCGCAGCATTGAAAAGCGAGGTGAACTCCGGTACTTTCTCGGAGAGCTTTAAATTCATTAAAAATCATTTCAGCCACTTCCAACGTTCCTGCTGTTCCTATTTTCTCACCAGCCACTTCACTCGTACTGCATCCTATTACTAGAATATCCTCTTCCGAAAGTGTGACTTGTTTACGGAAATCCTCAAGTATTTGTTGCAATTGATTTTTCCATTGCTTTAAATCCTCTAACATTTACCGTTCCACCTTTCATCTAAAACACTACTTTAAGGTCTTTTCATAGTCCATCATTTTGTTCACACGTTTTTCATGCCTTCCACCTTCAAACTCAGTGGTTAACCATACTTTTGCAATGTCTCGTGCTAAGCCTGGTCCAATTACACGTTCACCCATTGCAAGGACATTACTATCATTATGTTCACGAGTTGCTTTCGCACTGAACGTATCATGAACAAGTGCACAGCGGATTCCTTTTACTTTGTTTGCTGCAATACTCATTCCAATTCCAGTTCCGCACACTAAGATTCCACGGTCTACCTCTCCATTTGCTACTTTTTCTGCTACTGGTACAGCATAGTCTGGGTAGTCAACTGATGTATTACATTCACAGCCTAAGTCTATGTATTCAATGTTCATTTCTTCCATTAAGCTTTTAATTTCTTCACGGATATTGATTCCACCGTGATCTGATGCGATTGCTACTTTCATATGAAACACCCTCCGTTATTCAAGTTCTATTTCTCTCAAATAAAAAACATTGGATTCAATTCGAACTTTGACCGTTCCTTTTCGCTGCAGGCATTTGCTTTCCGCGGGGAGGGATGCGAGCCTCCTCGGCTTCGCCTGTGGGGTCTCGCACTTCCCTCTTCATCCCGCAGGAGTCAAATGCCTTCCGCTCCAATCCACTTTTAAAATAAACAATAAAAATCTACTCTTGAAAAGAATACTATATTTAATTCAATCATAATCTATTCTTCCCCTATTGTAACCTAGGTAAAAGTAAAAAACCCCTACAAAAGTAGAGGTGTAAGTCTTAGTATGAAAAGCGTTCGATTGTTTGTTTTAGTTTTTCTGCTTGATTTGCTAGTTCGCCTGCAAGTTTTTCGACGTCTCCCATAACTGTTGCTTGTTCTTGTGTAGATGCTGTTACTTCTTCCGCACCTGCAGAGGTTTCCTCGGCAATAGCTGCTACTTCTTGTGATTGTCTTGCTGTATTACGGATACTGTCCATTTGGCGTTCTACTAATACTGCAATCTGTTTAACAGCACCAGCCACTTCATTTACAGATTCAGTCATTTCAACAATGGCATTATTCGTTGTAGCACCTTTTTTCGACTCTTCGTTTGCTACTTCTACTTGTTCTGTTATTTGAGATACTACATTCTCAACTTCTCTTTGAATGTTTTTAATCAATTCAGTGATGCCCTGAACTGCTTTGGAGCTTTGATCTGCCAGTGTACGTACCTCTTCAGCAACAACTGCAAAGCCTTTTCCATGCTCACCCGCTCTTGCAGCTTCGATCGAAGCGTTTAGTGCTAGCAAATTAGTCTGGCCTGCAATGTCACCAACTAATGAAATAATATTTTCTACTTTCTTTGCATTTTCTTCTAAGCGTCGAACTGCTTGTAAAGAAACCTGATTATCTTCAGCTAACTTTGTAATGCCTTCAACCAATGAGCGAACAATACCTGAACTCTCATGAAGTGTTTCTACCATTTCTGATGATAACTTTTCTGATGTTTGTGCTTTTTCTTGAACTTCTTCAGCAATTTTAATAACATCTTCCACAGACTCAGCCGTTTCTTGAATAGATACAGCCGAACTATCCGCACCTTTTGAGATTTCTGTAATGGTTCTCGAAATGTTTTCAGCCTGCTCAGATGCAAAACTAGAAGCCTTCGAAATTTCTACTACTTTTGCATTTGTATTTTCAAAGTTTTCCTCAATGTTACTAACCATCTCACGTAAGTTATGAAGCATTTTGTTAAAAGCTAAGCCTAATGAACGGATTTCATCATCTGACTTTGATACGATTACATCTTCATCAATCTGACCATTAGCAGCTTTAATCGCAATTCTTTCAACCTGTTGTAATGGCTTAGTAATGAATCCTGCTGCAAAATAAGCAAGAACACCAGACCAAAAGATTCCCATTACAAGAGTAATAATTGTAAATAGCTGTTCATTCACGATGTGTTCTACATATCCTTGTAAAAAGTAAATAAAGATTGCACTTGTTGTATAAGTGACAATTGCTAGTAGAGTAATAAATGTGACTAGCTTTAATCGTAAACCAAATTTATAATGCTTTTTTTCTTCCACCCTGTTTTCCCCCTAAACCCTCTTTGTTAGCTATTTGTATTTAATTTCCTAATTAATTTTTCAATTAACTGGTTGAGCTCCTCATACGTTTGACGATAAATATTCATCGGTCCACCAAAAGGGTCTACTACATCGGCTTGTACATCTTCTACAAATTCTTTTAACGAAAATGTTTTTTCGATTGCATCTGGGAAGCGCTCAGCAATTAACATTTTATGCTGAGTCGTCATTGTAAAAATATATGTAGCCCAGTCAATCTGCTCTCTTGTGAGCATAGAA
This window contains:
- the atpE gene encoding F0F1 ATP synthase subunit C, with protein sequence MGALAAAIAIGLAALGAGFGNGMIVSKTVEGIARQPEARGALQTTMFIGVALVEAIPIIAVVVAFMVMGQ
- the atpB gene encoding F0F1 ATP synthase subunit A — protein: MGHGAPTIEFLGLYFNLSNILMITVASVIVFIIAVAGTRTLALQPTGMQNFVEWVIDFVKGIISSTMDWKTGGHFLTLGLTLLLYIFVSNMLGLPFAVIIGEEHNLWWKSPTADPVITLTLAAMVVALSHYYGIKMKGAAEYGKDFFRPMPFLFPLKIVEEFANTLTLGLRLYGNIFAGEILLGLLAGLATNGYAQSFASGIIGTLVAALPMLVWQGFSIFIGSIQAFIFVMLTMVYMAHKVNHDH
- a CDS encoding ATP synthase subunit I, encoding MENLSQMSKRYYKYIFFLMSIYVLGWGFTAYQSVFLGLILGTTLSLYNLIVMVRKSNRFSKAVEEGKRVGSLGTFSRLASGALAVLIVLEFPDHFHLVSTVLGLMTIYFVIMIDFFLQNLRK
- a CDS encoding AtpZ/AtpI family protein, whose product is MRQKQKHPLQAIALMSGILSQLVGSVLVGIFLGRWIDKTLNTEPLFLIFGLLLGLAAGIYAMFRMVNHYLSGD
- a CDS encoding S8 family serine peptidase codes for the protein MRNIQIFLMMLLLIIVPNALGVQATTIFPQRPTLPQESPTETIHSILMTEKNDLALLLETTKKKYPSIQINRVYDTVFHGVSAKGPRRDIESLKKEMGLKQSFPVTTYKVSLDESVPFIGGDEIRGLFDRADHRITGHGIKVGVIDTGIDYKHPDLKNSYHGGSDLVDGDSDPMETKGQAGLQTVHGTHVAGIIAANGKLKGVAPDAEIIAYRALGPGGVGTSEQVIAAIEQAIKDKVDIINLSLGNSINGPDWPTSVALDKAVENGIVAVTSSGNSGPEVWTVGSPGTSSKAISVGASTPPIEIPYLKFGSSKKEIDLIPMQNSKQWNLKKQYEIISAGIGKPEELKNVEGKVVLMERGELTFTEKALNALSKGAIGVLIYNNVKGAFAGSLEVGLNLPVASLSMEDGHWLKKKLESVENRYIRTEYRKQEDVLADFSSRGPVTETWEIKPDVVAPGVAIDSTVPNGYMALQGTSMAAPHVAGACALIKQAHPDWSPDQIKAALMNTAKKLRDENNKEYMPNEQGAGRIQLKEAIEAESLVYPSSLAFGLFQKQDKRTVKQIKITLDNQTNKQKTYHFNIPKNQDGLQWQLPQTVFVNGKEKKEVEITLDITPSVIGPGLHYGELEIIEASTLTKVPYMFVIDEPNYPRVMGFQFGAGDAPGTFKYELYLPRGADEYGIALYDPDTLQFITFLDWKREVSRGLLEREFKEEDIKLKGIYKAIVFANKDGQEDTIEADIIIDKNIIRP
- the upp gene encoding uracil phosphoribosyltransferase; amino-acid sequence: MGKVYVFDHPLIQHKLTYIRDISTGTKEFRELVDEVASLMAFEITRDLPLQEVEVETPVEVAKSKVLAGKKLGIIPILRAGLGMVDGILKLIPAAKVGHIGLYRDPETLQPVEYYVKLPSDVEERDFIVVDPMLATGGSAVEAINSLKKRGAKNIKFMCLIAAPEGVDAIKEAHPEIDIYIAALDEKLNDHGYIVPGLGDAGDRLFGTK
- a CDS encoding serine hydroxymethyltransferase, yielding MKHLSQQDKSVFAAIQDELGRQRTKIELIASENFVSEAVMEAQGSVLTNKYAEGYPGRRYYGGCEHVDVVENIARDRAKEIFGAEHVNVQPHSGAQANMAVYFTILNQGDTVLGMNLSHGGHLTHGSPVNFSGIQYNFVEYGVDPDTHRINYEDVLEKARLHKPKLIVAGASAYPRAIDFKRFREIADEVGAYLMVDMAHIAGLVAAGLHQNPVPFADFVTTTTHKTLRGPRGGMILCKEEYAKKIDKSIFPGIQGGPLMHVIASKAVAFGEALLPEFKDYAQAVIDNAHHLAEALKKEGLNIVSDGTDNHLLLIDVRSLGITGKVAEHVLDEIGITTNKNTIPFDPESPFVTSGLRIGTAAVTSRGFGLDEMTEIASIIAFTLKNHEDEAKLAEAKQRVETLTAKFTLYKEL
- a CDS encoding anti sigma factor C-terminal domain-containing protein, which codes for MTEWTKEKEKKVLWKYRFVLTTRIVRVLFIILFLFWVYMMFITIAYQGTNFANKHSFYTKLSLDWTGEGLESEFSGFVNGEITPMLSQKIEYPVFRRIGKESIPVGEMKITKRVLTPFSQRNLEYFVPNESSRFNFYLPIDPRTGETLYQKRHSTVWDALAKVHEGTVADMSFSTTRFMEPKELMHLLEPFDLDVVWMPLYAGEMKEFESGHSIAGGSFLSVAGIGLASARGTDEDYNSEFYSRLGESTIESNQEWMMLNMEKLINEESKSYREDFLGLYHLEERYDYIKEHGFKVYGAVVTGPVKELLKLRDVKEFQSPSLGDFEYWNWVPGEE
- a CDS encoding sigma-70 family RNA polymerase sigma factor, producing MGREGERLDRKRKEQLEDIYQQYAEGLYYYLLRLSGSSSIAEELVQETFYRATISLSFYKNEEVRGWLFRVARNAYLDEWRKRQRWKWVPFYEKEPMQSPYGLPETEAVNKELSEELADLLKMLPENYRTILYLREFAEFSYEELQDTLEMSEAQVKVTLHRARKRLEQLGKKGMTMND
- a CDS encoding TIGR01440 family protein; this encodes MLEDLKQWKNQLQQILEDFRKQVTLSEEDILVIGCSTSEVAGEKIGTAGTLEVAEMIFNEFKALRESTGVHLAFQCCEHLNRALIVEKELASKKNLEIVSVIPARTAGGAMATFAYSQFTKPVVVEFIKADAGIDIGDTFIGMHLKHVAVPIRSSIRTLGHAHVTLAKTRPKLIGGERAVYSEKVENKTC
- the rpiB gene encoding ribose 5-phosphate isomerase B, which encodes MKVAIASDHGGINIREEIKSLMEEMNIEYIDLGCECNTSVDYPDYAVPVAEKVANGEVDRGILVCGTGIGMSIAANKVKGIRCALVHDTFSAKATREHNDSNVLAMGERVIGPGLARDIAKVWLTTEFEGGRHEKRVNKMMDYEKTLK
- a CDS encoding methyl-accepting chemotaxis protein yields the protein MEEKKHYKFGLRLKLVTFITLLAIVTYTTSAIFIYFLQGYVEHIVNEQLFTIITLVMGIFWSGVLAYFAAGFITKPLQQVERIAIKAANGQIDEDVIVSKSDDEIRSLGLAFNKMLHNLREMVSNIEENFENTNAKVVEISKASSFASEQAENISRTITEISKGADSSAVSIQETAESVEDVIKIAEEVQEKAQTSEKLSSEMVETLHESSGIVRSLVEGITKLAEDNQVSLQAVRRLEENAKKVENIISLVGDIAGQTNLLALNASIEAARAGEHGKGFAVVAEEVRTLADQSSKAVQGITELIKNIQREVENVVSQITEQVEVANEESKKGATTNNAIVEMTESVNEVAGAVKQIAVLVERQMDSIRNTARQSQEVAAIAEETSAGAEEVTASTQEQATVMGDVEKLAGELANQAEKLKQTIERFSY
- a CDS encoding low molecular weight protein arginine phosphatase; amino-acid sequence: MINILFVCTGNTCRSPMAEAILKRKQIPEITVKSAGVFADNTSEASINTQKVLNEEGIPSVHQSSMLTREQIDWATYIFTMTTQHKMLIAERFPDAIEKTFSLKEFVEDVQADVVDPFGGPMNIYRQTYEELNQLIEKLIRKLNTNS